The following nucleotide sequence is from Pedobacter sp. PACM 27299.
GCAGCTAATCCCACTAAAGGAAGTCATTCAAACCTAAATAAAGCTTATTTGAGGTAGTTTCCGGCGCTAAGCACTTTTGCCCATTCCTGGTATCCTGCCTTGATCCTTTGTACCATGCCTTTATAATTCTGCACAATCATGGCATCATGAATCTCTATGGAAATGTCGCCGGAAATCCCTCTATTCTTCGCATTGGGCATATCCAGCAATTTCGCCCAATTCGTTCCAGCAGTAATGCTATTCCCTAGAAAAACAATATCCTGCTTTGGACAGCGGTTCATTTTTGAACTTTTCTAACCGTTCCGCATACCCTTTAGACAGGTAAACAGTATCCAATTTTAATACCTGTGCAGGACTGCAAACAGGCGATAAAAGAAAGATCAGGGAAATGCGGCTAACATCTAAGCTTAAAAACTAGTGTACCAGCAAATTCGGATAATCAGAGATGATGCCATCTACCTTTAAATCTTTTAGCTCCTGAATCTCTTTTGCTGAATTTACGGTCCATGGAATCACTTTAATCTCCTGGTTATGGCATTTCCTGACCAATTCTGCATTGACCATTTTGTAATACGGGCTCAGGATGAAAGGCGAAAAGCCCAGGTCAGCCATATTTTCTTCAAAGCTTTTTGTATTCGCAACCAGGTAAGAAGTTCTGACCTCCGGATACTTTTTATTTAACACTTGTAAAGTTCTCTTGTCAAAAGACTGAATAACTACAAATGGGGTAATCCCTTTTTTCTCCAACACCCCCATGAGCAATTTGACAAATGTTTCAGGGTCAGGATTCAATACCCCATCCCCTTCCGGTCCGCATTTCGTTTCTATATTATAGAACATCGGTTTTTTACCGCTTTGTTCTAAATACAACTGTACCGAGTCAATCAATTCCTCCAGACGGGGGATAAATGTTTTGATCTTTTCTTGCTGCGGAAAAGCAGGGTAATATTTCGATCCCAGGTCAAAGCTTTTCAATTCCGCATAAGTCATTTGATACACCGGGTATTTTTTAGCATCCCCGGGAGGGAGTTCCTTTCCATTTGCATCCAGCATAAAGGCCGGACTTAAATAATCATCGTGTGTCACCACAACTTCCCCATCTTTGGTCACATGGGTGTCCATTTCTAAGGTGGTAATGCCCAGGTCTATTGCCTTTTTCATAGCCATAATGGTATTTTCTGGCATTAATCCACGGGCACCTCGATGGCCTTCCGTACTAAAGGCAGGGAATTCAGCCTTTGCGCTTACTTTTACCTGTGCATTCAGCTTTACCGGAGCCAATCCGATCACAGCAGCACATACCAATAAGGAAGTCATTTTCATAATTTTAAATTTATATTGATCAATCTTGCTGTTCCATTTTAGGTTCATTATCATGACACCTTTCGCTTCAAATATCTTCTTATTATTATTAACCAAATATTATAGATCCATTAACTTAAAGCCCTACAAACACACAAAATAATACCTGCAGTGCAGTTTTAAATGTAAAAAAAGCGGAACACCTGTGCTGTAAATCAATCCGAAACCTGGGATATTTAAACAGTGATCAAACGTCATTTTTCACAAATCCTCGCTTAACCTCTAAGCGCAACAAAATGAAAGGTCAAAATATCGACAGCTAAAAAGATAACTGAATAGTTTATTATTTCCTTTAATTTTGTTGCATCTTTAATTTTAACCACTAAAACCACCACAAAAAGGCCAAAAAATGATCAATATAGCAGAAAGACACCAATTCATTCTCCATAGGATTCAAGCAGAGGGATCTGTAGATGTTCAGATTTTATGCAAAGATCTGGATGTTTCTTCGGTGACCATTCGTAAGGATCTGAAACTACTCGAAGACAAAAAGTTACTTTTCAGGACACATGGCGGCGCCACCTTAAACAACCCGTATACGGTAGACCGGCCAGTAAATGAAAAAGAGCAATTACAATCTGCTGAAAAGTTAAGGATAGCAGCAGCGGCAGCAGTATTACTCAAAGACAATGATTCTATCATCATTGCTTCCGGCACTACTATACTCGCATTGGCCAGAGCCATTAAACCTCAGGGCAACCTTACTGTGATCACTTCCGCATTGAATGTTGCTTTAGAGCTGATTCCACACGACCATATAGAGGTGATCCAATTGGGAGGATTATTGAGAAAAAGCTCAGCCTCTGTAACCGGACCATATTCAGACCATATCCTGAGCAATATCTTTTGCAGCAAACTTTTTCTGGGCGTAGATGGCATCGATTTAGATTTCGGCCTCACCACAACCAATGCTTCTGAAGCACAGCTGAACAAGCAGATGATCGATGCTTCACAAAAAGTGATTGTGCTCGCAGATTCCACCAAATTCGGAAAAAGAGGATTCGGAAAGATCTGCGGCATAGAAGAAGTGGATCATATCATTACCGATAGCGGTATTTCCACACAGATTTTACAGCAATTGGAGAGTTTGGGCATCGAAGTGACGATCGTTTAATATAGCAAAAACTTCATCCCCTGTTAATATTACGATTGATATTTTTGAATCATATCATCTATAATATGAACAACTTTTTTAAAGTCTTTAGTCCTAAGGATAAAAAGTTCCAGCCGCTATTTGAACAATGCGGCGGGAACCTGGTACGGCTGTCGGAAACCTTACTGCTTACTTTTAGCACCACAGATCTGGAAGAACGCAAAGTACACATCAAGGAAATTGAGCGCATGGAACATACCGGCGAACAAATCCGCACTAAAGTATTCCTGAGCCTTAGCAAAAGCCTGATCACGCCATTCAGCAGGGAAGACATTCATTCTTTGATCAGCTCTTTGTATGCCATTGCAGATTACATGCACACCGCAGCCATTAATGTAGACCTCTATCAGGTAACGGAACTCAATAAGCCGATGATCCACATGGCGCAGCTGCTGATTGAAATGTGCCGTGATCTGGAAATTGCTCTCAAAGAACTCCGTACTTTCAAGAATACCGGACTGATCAGTGATGTTTGTCTGCGGATTTATAAAGGCGAAGGCCAGGCAGATGCCGTATGTAATCAAGCCATCGCCTTTTTATTCCAATCCGGTATCAGTCCGATTGAGCTGATTAAACAGAAAGAAATCCTGCAAATCCTCGAGATGGCCGCTGATAAATGTGATGACGTAGCTAATGTGCTGGAAAGCATCCTCGTGAAAAATTCTTAAGCCCCTATTGTGGTTTCCATAATTAATACTTTACTTTGCAATACAAAGTACTTTTATGGAAAAGCAAGAAATCTATTCTGAACTCCATTCCATCAGAAACCTGATGGAACGTTCTGCAAAATTCATCTCCCTAAGCGGATTGTCAGGAATTTTGGCGGGAGTTTATGCCTTAATTGGGGCAGGTATCGCCTATTCACTGGTGTACGGTCAAACCATGAACATGGATTACCGGGAGCATTATGTAAATGAGTCCAATCTGTTGTGGAATTTATTTTTTATCGCATTGGCCGTATTGCTGCTTTCCATCAGTACCGGAATTTTCCTCACGCTGCGCAAAGCCGGGAAGCACAACCAGAAAGTGTGGAACCCGATCAGCAAAAAACTACTGTTCAGCATGTTGGTTCCTTTACTGACCGGAGGTGCACTGATTTTAATCTTGTTTTTTAGAGGATATTATGGCGTTATCGCCCCTACCTGTCTGATATTTTACGGGCTGGCACTCGTTGGTGCCAGCAACTATACATTCGAAGATGTAAAATGGCTTGGATTAATGGAGCTGATTCTTGGTATATTCGCCGCTTTATTACCTGGATATGGGCTTATTTTCTGGACCATTGGTTTCGGATTACTCCATATTATTTACGGTACGATCATGCATTTTAAATACGACAAGTGAAAAGCACATTAGCAAATTTTGATAAAGCCTTTGAAAACAGGGTTCGCCTGCAGATCATGAGCATTCTGGTAGCCAATGAAAATTACGACTTCAATTCTCTGAAAGAATTGCTGGAAGTAACCGATGGTAACCTGGCTTCCCATCTGAAAGCCCTGGAGAAAGAAGCGTATATCAATGTCTATAAATCCTTTCTGGGCAGAAAGCCCAATACCAGTTATGCCGCTTCAGAACAAGGAAGAATCGCCTTCCTGAAACACCTGGAATCCCTGGAAAATTTAATCAAACAACAGAAATTTTAATTTTTTTTACCCTTCTGCTTTGAAATTCAAAGTACTTTTTAAAAACAAAAACCATGGAAAACATTCAATTCCCTAAAGAAAAATCAACTTTTGCCCTACTACAGGAATCTGTGGGTGCTAAACTATTTTTAATCGCTGTACTGACCTTGCTCTTACTCATCCCCTCTTCCTGGGTTCAATACCTGATTCAGGAACGCCAGGGCCGACAAGATGAGGCCATACAGGAAATCTCTGAGAAATGGTCAGGTCCGCAGCTGATTGAAAGTCCAATCCTGCAGCTTCCTTATAAAACATGGGTTAAAACCTTAGATGTGAACGGAAAATCGATCATGAAAGAAAGCTTCAACACCATTTACCTACTGCCTGAAAGCCTGGACATACAAAGTGATGTAAAACCGGAAATCCTGCACCGAGGTATATTTGATGCCGTGGTATACCATGCGAAAATCCGTTTAAATGGTAAATTCAGTGAATTGGAATTGAAAAAATCGGGGATCAATCCAGAACTGGTTTTATGGGATAAAGCAAAGATAGTAGCTGGAATCAGCGACTTTAAAGGCTTAAAAAGTACGCCCATTATTAAAGTAGCAGGCCAGGTCTATACTGCAGAACCAGATTTTGCGCCAGAAAACCTATTGGTCAATAACCTGGGTATACAAATCGATCTTTCAGCTGCAAAGCGTTCCGATATCCACTTTAATTATGAATTAGACTTGAGGGGTAGTGAAGCATTAAATTTCCTGCACCTCGGTAAAAACAGCACCATCAAAGTAAGTGGCGACTGGAACAATCCAAGTTTTACAGGCGCTTTTCTGCCAGAAAACAGAAACATCACAGAAAAACAGTTCAGCAGCACCTGGAAAATGTCAAATTTCAACAGGCCATTTCCGCAGCAATGGCTTGGCGGACAAGCAGTGCTGACCCCACAAAATAAAATAAAAGCGACGTTTGGGGTGAAATTTTTACTGCCGGTAGATCAGTACCAGAAAACAATGCGCTCTGCAAAATATGCCATTCTAATCATCTTATTGAGTTTCATCTCACTTTTCTTTATCGAATTACTGAATAAAGTGAAAGTAAACCTGCTGCAATATGTCCTGATTGGCGCTGCCATGATCATCTATTATACCCTGTTGTTATCCTTTACGGAACAGGTTGGTTTTGGAGCCGCTTATTTCATCGCTTCTGTTGCCACGGTGATCCTCGTGAGTACATTTATCGGAGCTTTTCTGAGGAACAAAAAAGCAGCAATAGTTTTTGCGATCACCCTCAGTATATTCTACAGCTTTATCTATGTGATTATCCAGTTGCAAGACCTTGCGCTACTCTTTGGCAGTATTGGCTTGTTCATTACAGTGGCTTGTCTGATGTATTTTTCAGTTAAGATCAACTGGAATAAACCGGAAACGGCTATTGATCAGCCTTAAAAAGATATTTGTGATCCTATATCGCTAGCTCTATTGCGGATATAAAATCAACCTGCCCATTTTTCAGCTCAGCATTCCTTTGAAAAGAATGCTGAGCTATTTGTACTACCACTTCCATTCACCAGCTATCTTCAAAGGAACCTCCAGATCATTCTCTTGAAGAAATTTCTTCAATACCTCATTTGATTGTCTGCTCACTGGAATATTTGGTGTATTGGCCAGGGCATAAGCCAGCATGGCACTAAATCTCACCGTATTTCTCAATTCCTGATCATCCACCAGGGAGAATACATCTCCATCAGAATGGTAGAAAGGACCGGAATTATTCGGCAGTACTTCTCCTGCGCCTCCACCTGTTGGGATTCCTTCCAATAAGAAAGGTTGGTGATCACTGTGCAAGCCTGCACCTGCATAAAATATATTTTTGAAACCGCTATCCAGCTGATTGATCTGGCTGCCCCAGGCATTAAACAAATCTTTCATTTCTTTTCTACTGGTTGAAAATCCTTTAGGATTATTGGCCATATCATAGTTCAGCATGAACCTGACTTTATCCAGTGTATTTTGTTTATGCTCCGCAGCAACGTAAGCTTTTGAACCTAATAACCCTTGTTCTTCCCCCATGAACAGTACAAATTCAAGTGTACGTGCTGTCTTTAAGTTTAATTTTTTGAAAGTACGCGCCATATCAATGATGGCGAAAGAACCAATGCCATTGTCAATGGCACCTGTTGCCAGATCCCAGCTGTCCAAATGACCACCTACTACAATCTTTTCGGCAGGTAAAGTTGTTCCTTTTAAGGTAGCAATGACGTTCCTCGCTTTAATCAAACCAGAGAAATTACTCATATTTAAGCTGGCATATTGCGGCTTACTTTTTAAGGTTTCTTTTAAAGCCATCCCATCTTCCAAACCGATGCAAAGCGCAGGGATTGGGATCAGTTTTCCGGTAACCGAAGCCGTTCCAGTCAGCAATACCCCTCCTTTTACACCATTGATCAGGATAATTCCTCTGGCACCATGCTGAATGGCTATCGCTGCTTTTTCTGATCGGTGCAGGTAAGGCGTTTTTTCAGCAGAACCGGGGAGTACGCCCAGATAAACCAGGGCAATTTTACCTTTCACCTTTCCACCATCCTTGATATAATCTGCTTCCAGGCCATTCCCTAAATCTATGAGCTCCCCAAATACACTGGTTTTTACCGGCGAATGTGCCAAAGTAACTGAGTTTACTTTTTTCAATTCTTTTTCCGAATCTCCGATTTTTGTCTCATTGCTGATCCTGCTCCAGCTTTCCACTTCAAAAGGCTGGAATTTTACCTCATAGCCATAGGACTTCAGCAGTTGATAGGCATAAGCCTCTGCTTTCGCTCCATTTGCGGATCCAGTTAATCGGTGGCCAATATTTTCTGTAGCGAATTTCAAGTTATCGTAAGCCTTGGAATTGGCTTGCACTTCCGCATTTATTTGCTGGAAAACGGGACCAAAATTACCCTGAACCTTCATTTGCGAAGATACTGATGTGATGACTGTTGACTGTGCAAGGGCTTGTACGCCCGTTTCGGCAGAAGTTTGTATCGTAGTTTGAGCCTCCGCAGCAACTGCGCCAGCACAAATCAATAGACTAAAAGAGCTTTCATAAAGGAGAAATTTCAATGAAAATAAGGATTTTGGCCCTACAAGTTGTACCTGTGGGTCATTTTATTTGCAACAAATTTATAGCAAATTTATGGCAGAGAATTATTTCTTACGTTCCGTGGTATAGCGCACCAGTTGTTCCAGACCTGTTCTGGCATCACCAGGTTCGAAAGTATAGAGAATATCGAAAGCTTCCTGCTGGTACTCCACCATCTTTTCATGCGCATAGCGAACGCCTTCTTTGGCATTCACAAAATCGATGATCTGCTGAATTTTAGCGGGCTCATCCTGGTGGTTTTTTACCAGATTGATCATTTTCTTTTTCTCAGCCTTATCGGAACGGTTGAGCGCATAGATCAAAGGTAAAGTCACCTTTTTCTCTTTAATGTCAATGCCTAAAGGTTTTCCAACATCGTCCGTACCAAAATCAAAAGTATCGTCTTTAATCTGGAAAGCGATGCCGACCTTTTCGCCGAACAGCCTCATTTTTTCAATAGTTTCTTCATCAGCACCTGCCGAGGCAGCACCACAAGCACAGCAGGAAGCAATTAGAGAAGCGGTTTTCTGACGGATCACATCGAAGTATAATTCTTCAGAAATGTCCATCTTACGTACCTTTTCTATTTGCAGCAGTTCCCCTTCACTCATTTGCTTGACCGCTTCAGAAACGATTTGCAGCAAGCGGAATTCCCCATTATTCACTGAAAGCAGCAATCCTTTGGCAAGTAGATAATCACCTACCAATACCGCAATCTTGTTTTTCCAAAGGGCATTGATGGAGAAGAAACCTCTACGCTCATAAGCATTGTCTACCACATCATCATGAACAAGTGTTGCAGTATGCAGCAGTTCCACTAAAGCGGCACCTCTATGGGTAGATTCAATGATTCCACCACAAAGTTTTGCAGCAAAGAAGACGAACATCGGACGAATTTGCTTACCCTT
It contains:
- a CDS encoding glycerophosphodiester phosphodiesterase family protein, yielding MKMTSLLVCAAVIGLAPVKLNAQVKVSAKAEFPAFSTEGHRGARGLMPENTIMAMKKAIDLGITTLEMDTHVTKDGEVVVTHDDYLSPAFMLDANGKELPPGDAKKYPVYQMTYAELKSFDLGSKYYPAFPQQEKIKTFIPRLEELIDSVQLYLEQSGKKPMFYNIETKCGPEGDGVLNPDPETFVKLLMGVLEKKGITPFVVIQSFDKRTLQVLNKKYPEVRTSYLVANTKSFEENMADLGFSPFILSPYYKMVNAELVRKCHNQEIKVIPWTVNSAKEIQELKDLKVDGIISDYPNLLVH
- a CDS encoding DeoR/GlpR family DNA-binding transcription regulator; its protein translation is MINIAERHQFILHRIQAEGSVDVQILCKDLDVSSVTIRKDLKLLEDKKLLFRTHGGATLNNPYTVDRPVNEKEQLQSAEKLRIAAAAAVLLKDNDSIIIASGTTILALARAIKPQGNLTVITSALNVALELIPHDHIEVIQLGGLLRKSSASVTGPYSDHILSNIFCSKLFLGVDGIDLDFGLTTTNASEAQLNKQMIDASQKVIVLADSTKFGKRGFGKICGIEEVDHIITDSGISTQILQQLESLGIEVTIV
- a CDS encoding DUF47 domain-containing protein translates to MNNFFKVFSPKDKKFQPLFEQCGGNLVRLSETLLLTFSTTDLEERKVHIKEIERMEHTGEQIRTKVFLSLSKSLITPFSREDIHSLISSLYAIADYMHTAAINVDLYQVTELNKPMIHMAQLLIEMCRDLEIALKELRTFKNTGLISDVCLRIYKGEGQADAVCNQAIAFLFQSGISPIELIKQKEILQILEMAADKCDDVANVLESILVKNS
- a CDS encoding winged helix-turn-helix domain-containing protein, whose protein sequence is MKSTLANFDKAFENRVRLQIMSILVANENYDFNSLKELLEVTDGNLASHLKALEKEAYINVYKSFLGRKPNTSYAASEQGRIAFLKHLESLENLIKQQKF
- the creD gene encoding cell envelope integrity protein CreD, which gives rise to MENIQFPKEKSTFALLQESVGAKLFLIAVLTLLLLIPSSWVQYLIQERQGRQDEAIQEISEKWSGPQLIESPILQLPYKTWVKTLDVNGKSIMKESFNTIYLLPESLDIQSDVKPEILHRGIFDAVVYHAKIRLNGKFSELELKKSGINPELVLWDKAKIVAGISDFKGLKSTPIIKVAGQVYTAEPDFAPENLLVNNLGIQIDLSAAKRSDIHFNYELDLRGSEALNFLHLGKNSTIKVSGDWNNPSFTGAFLPENRNITEKQFSSTWKMSNFNRPFPQQWLGGQAVLTPQNKIKATFGVKFLLPVDQYQKTMRSAKYAILIILLSFISLFFIELLNKVKVNLLQYVLIGAAMIIYYTLLLSFTEQVGFGAAYFIASVATVILVSTFIGAFLRNKKAAIVFAITLSIFYSFIYVIIQLQDLALLFGSIGLFITVACLMYFSVKINWNKPETAIDQP
- a CDS encoding M28 family peptidase, encoding MKFLLYESSFSLLICAGAVAAEAQTTIQTSAETGVQALAQSTVITSVSSQMKVQGNFGPVFQQINAEVQANSKAYDNLKFATENIGHRLTGSANGAKAEAYAYQLLKSYGYEVKFQPFEVESWSRISNETKIGDSEKELKKVNSVTLAHSPVKTSVFGELIDLGNGLEADYIKDGGKVKGKIALVYLGVLPGSAEKTPYLHRSEKAAIAIQHGARGIILINGVKGGVLLTGTASVTGKLIPIPALCIGLEDGMALKETLKSKPQYASLNMSNFSGLIKARNVIATLKGTTLPAEKIVVGGHLDSWDLATGAIDNGIGSFAIIDMARTFKKLNLKTARTLEFVLFMGEEQGLLGSKAYVAAEHKQNTLDKVRFMLNYDMANNPKGFSTSRKEMKDLFNAWGSQINQLDSGFKNIFYAGAGLHSDHQPFLLEGIPTGGGAGEVLPNNSGPFYHSDGDVFSLVDDQELRNTVRFSAMLAYALANTPNIPVSRQSNEVLKKFLQENDLEVPLKIAGEWKW
- a CDS encoding polyprenyl synthetase family protein, with product MPGINQIKLPIAADIAAFEEKFKASMHSDAPLLDRITHYIVKRKGKQIRPMFVFFAAKLCGGIIESTHRGAALVELLHTATLVHDDVVDNAYERRGFFSINALWKNKIAVLVGDYLLAKGLLLSVNNGEFRLLQIVSEAVKQMSEGELLQIEKVRKMDISEELYFDVIRQKTASLIASCCACGAASAGADEETIEKMRLFGEKVGIAFQIKDDTFDFGTDDVGKPLGIDIKEKKVTLPLIYALNRSDKAEKKKMINLVKNHQDEPAKIQQIIDFVNAKEGVRYAHEKMVEYQQEAFDILYTFEPGDARTGLEQLVRYTTERKK